A stretch of the Tardiphaga sp. 709 genome encodes the following:
- a CDS encoding ABC transporter substrate-binding protein encodes MHKITRRSFTAGAAALLATGTTARAAIENPDTIRFGAFGAGFGQPYGVATFGVAQAKDFIANEFKDTPVKLEWTYLAGTGPAVNEGIANGRIDFAQYGALPNVIGRANGLPTRVLLNYGPTTIFGAARKGLPIHSIKDLKGRKVTFQKGTILHWAFLRALQANGLSAKDLTIVDLKTADQLAALAAGSVDASIGSSSVLSLREKGIVDIFYTSKDIGPKATGFGGILVTDQFREKYPDATRRVVTGLLKAVAWIGDEANRDEALRIWSKSGTPYEALQEEFRGQSLKEAFNPLVDEFLLAQFQDVVDFSKSEKLIRSDIDVKDWVLAAPIKEALASLKLEKFWTPRHADGTPKA; translated from the coding sequence ATGCACAAGATCACCCGACGCAGTTTTACCGCGGGCGCCGCCGCGCTGCTGGCAACCGGCACGACTGCCCGCGCCGCCATCGAAAATCCCGATACGATCCGCTTCGGCGCCTTCGGTGCCGGCTTCGGCCAGCCCTACGGTGTCGCCACCTTCGGCGTCGCCCAGGCCAAGGACTTCATCGCCAACGAATTCAAGGACACGCCGGTCAAGCTGGAATGGACCTATCTCGCGGGCACAGGCCCTGCGGTCAATGAAGGCATCGCCAACGGTCGGATCGACTTCGCCCAATATGGCGCACTGCCGAACGTCATCGGCCGCGCCAACGGTCTGCCCACCCGCGTGCTCTTGAATTACGGTCCCACCACGATCTTTGGCGCCGCACGCAAGGGACTGCCGATCCATTCGATCAAGGATCTCAAGGGACGTAAGGTCACCTTCCAGAAGGGCACTATCCTGCACTGGGCGTTCCTGCGCGCCCTGCAGGCAAACGGCCTGTCGGCAAAGGACCTCACGATCGTCGATCTCAAGACCGCCGACCAGCTCGCAGCACTTGCGGCTGGTAGCGTCGACGCCAGCATCGGTTCGAGCTCGGTGCTGTCGCTGCGCGAGAAGGGCATCGTCGATATCTTCTACACCTCGAAGGACATCGGCCCGAAGGCCACCGGATTCGGCGGCATTCTCGTCACCGATCAATTCCGTGAGAAATATCCCGACGCCACCCGCCGCGTCGTCACCGGCCTCCTCAAGGCGGTCGCGTGGATCGGCGACGAAGCCAATCGCGACGAGGCGTTGCGTATCTGGTCGAAATCCGGCACGCCCTACGAGGCCCTGCAGGAGGAATTCCGCGGCCAGTCACTCAAGGAAGCGTTCAATCCGCTCGTCGACGAATTCCTGCTGGCCCAGTTCCAGGATGTCGTCGACTTCTCCAAGTCCGAGAAACTGATCCGCAGCGATATCGATGTGAAGGACTGGGTGCTTGCGGCGCCGATCAAAGAGGCGCTGGCCAGTCTCAAGCTCGAAAAATTCTGGACACCGCGACATGCCGACGGAACGCCAAAAGCATAA
- a CDS encoding amidase, producing MAIQSTAGQANVSDATSGADVAFLSAVELVELYHQRKLSPVEVTRAILDRIQRLEPKINAFALLDAASALASAEKSEQRWHRGEPAGLIDGVPIALKDLILAKGWPTLRGSRAVDPNQEWNEDSPATARLREHGAVVLGKTTTSEFGWKGLGDSPLTGITRNPWNTAHTPGGSSGGSGAAAAIGFGPLHVATDGGGSTRLPAAHSGAFGFKQTYGRVPVYPPSQNGTLFHVTPLTRSVRDAALLLDVIARPDLRDWNALPPQNGSWQSGIEDGVKGLRIAYSPALGYATVDPEVAAIVEKAVEVFVDLGAIVERVDPGIEDPLPIFLTFWQAGAAKLVDSFAPERRNLSEAGLLAAAEQGRAIDVVSYVKAIDRREALGRHFSRFHQSWDLLITPSTAFPASAIDASQADLAARPIRSPFTYPFNLTQQPAASIPAGLTAAGLPVGLQLIGAKFDDAKVLRAARAFEIARPFATPKDPT from the coding sequence ATGGCAATCCAGAGCACTGCTGGTCAGGCGAATGTATCGGACGCAACGAGCGGCGCAGACGTCGCATTTCTTTCCGCTGTCGAACTTGTTGAGCTTTACCATCAGCGAAAACTGTCACCTGTCGAAGTCACGCGCGCAATTCTCGATCGCATTCAACGGCTGGAGCCGAAAATCAATGCATTTGCGTTGCTTGACGCAGCCTCTGCACTCGCATCCGCTGAAAAATCTGAACAACGTTGGCACCGCGGTGAACCCGCAGGTCTGATCGACGGCGTTCCAATTGCGCTGAAAGACCTGATCCTGGCGAAGGGGTGGCCAACGCTGCGCGGCAGCCGTGCGGTCGATCCGAACCAGGAATGGAACGAAGATTCACCGGCGACCGCGCGCCTGCGCGAGCACGGCGCGGTCGTGCTCGGCAAGACCACCACTTCCGAATTCGGCTGGAAGGGGCTCGGTGACAGCCCGCTGACCGGCATCACCCGCAATCCCTGGAACACGGCGCATACGCCGGGTGGCAGCAGCGGCGGTTCGGGCGCAGCGGCGGCGATCGGCTTCGGCCCGCTGCACGTAGCGACCGATGGCGGTGGCTCGACGCGGCTTCCCGCCGCGCATAGCGGCGCATTCGGATTCAAGCAGACCTATGGCCGTGTACCTGTCTATCCGCCGTCGCAGAACGGCACGCTGTTTCACGTCACCCCCCTCACCCGGTCGGTGCGTGATGCCGCGCTGCTGCTCGACGTCATCGCGCGGCCTGACCTGCGCGACTGGAACGCGCTGCCGCCCCAGAATGGATCGTGGCAAAGCGGGATCGAGGATGGCGTCAAGGGTTTGCGTATCGCTTATAGCCCCGCCCTCGGCTACGCGACGGTCGATCCCGAAGTCGCAGCCATCGTCGAGAAAGCAGTCGAGGTATTCGTCGATCTCGGCGCCATCGTCGAGCGCGTCGATCCCGGCATCGAGGATCCGCTGCCCATCTTCCTGACTTTCTGGCAGGCCGGTGCCGCGAAACTGGTGGATAGCTTCGCCCCGGAACGGCGCAATCTCAGCGAGGCCGGCCTGCTGGCCGCAGCCGAACAGGGCCGCGCGATCGACGTCGTGTCCTACGTGAAGGCCATCGATCGGCGCGAGGCGCTGGGTCGGCACTTCAGTCGCTTCCATCAGTCCTGGGATCTGTTGATCACGCCGTCCACGGCATTTCCTGCTTCAGCCATCGATGCATCGCAGGCCGATCTTGCCGCGCGGCCCATTCGCTCGCCCTTCACCTATCCGTTCAATCTGACGCAGCAGCCAGCGGCATCGATTCCGGCCGGACTGACCGCGGCGGGTCTGCCGGTCGGCCTGCAACTGATCGGTGCGAAATTTGATGATGCGAAGGTACTGCGCGCAGCGCGGGCATTCGAGATCGCGCGGCCTTTCGCAACACCGAAGGATCCCACGTGA
- a CDS encoding amidohydrolase, whose product MTAPAPRQQIFENAKIWTFDRERPTVQAIAIDGNVIVAVGDRDTVRTAAPDAERIDLQGACVIPGFNDTHAHMEREGLKTLRPSLAGAKSVADILARIREAAAITPPGEWIVTMPAGTPPFFFDGVSSLAERRLPNRHELDVAAPDHPVYIQGVFGNWGKPPGHSALNTRALELNGIGPDTRPRVNGVEIERDAQGRPTGIIVEHNNRPTVEFDILPAVPRFGFADRLEGVKRSQRLYNAKGTTSIYEGHGSAAETISVYRRLWELNELTVRAGLVLSPSWNDLTEARRIMRDWLATARGSGLGDRWLRVSGIHIAYGGDSVVACCARAHLPDTGWSGFVEQAVTPSDFREACFLAAEFDLRLHTIVGDQLHEIVPVLRAVNERHPIAKRRWVIEHIGRTQPEDIRALKELGVYVTTISTYYLWKGGSKYLDEADGGNSVVPHRAILDAGIPLAIATDNIPYDPFFTLWTTCAREERTTGRVIGPGQRLDAHTALELFTATGAALTFDEGWKGRLKPGFAADLAVLSDDPTTLPPAELKDLSCLLTIVDGHIVHDAR is encoded by the coding sequence ATGACGGCGCCGGCACCGCGGCAGCAGATCTTCGAGAATGCGAAGATCTGGACGTTCGACCGCGAACGGCCCACCGTGCAGGCTATCGCGATCGACGGCAATGTGATCGTGGCGGTCGGTGACCGCGACACGGTGCGCACTGCCGCTCCGGATGCAGAACGGATCGACCTGCAGGGCGCCTGCGTCATCCCCGGCTTCAACGACACCCATGCGCATATGGAGCGCGAGGGGCTGAAGACGCTGCGCCCTTCGCTCGCCGGCGCCAAATCCGTCGCCGACATCCTCGCCCGCATTCGCGAGGCTGCTGCGATCACACCGCCGGGCGAATGGATCGTCACCATGCCGGCAGGCACACCGCCTTTCTTTTTCGATGGTGTCTCCTCGCTCGCGGAACGACGCCTGCCGAACCGCCACGAACTCGACGTCGCCGCACCGGATCATCCCGTCTATATCCAGGGCGTGTTCGGCAATTGGGGCAAGCCGCCCGGCCACTCGGCGCTCAACACGCGCGCGCTCGAACTGAACGGCATCGGGCCGGACACACGCCCCCGCGTCAACGGCGTCGAGATCGAACGCGATGCGCAGGGCAGACCGACTGGCATCATCGTCGAGCACAACAACCGCCCCACGGTGGAATTCGACATCCTGCCCGCGGTGCCGCGTTTCGGCTTCGCCGATCGCCTCGAAGGCGTCAAGCGTTCGCAGCGGCTCTACAATGCCAAGGGCACCACCAGCATCTACGAAGGCCACGGCTCGGCCGCCGAAACCATCTCGGTCTATCGCCGGCTCTGGGAGCTGAACGAACTCACCGTCCGCGCGGGCCTCGTGCTGAGTCCGAGCTGGAACGACCTGACGGAGGCCCGTCGCATCATGCGCGACTGGCTCGCCACCGCACGCGGTAGCGGGCTCGGCGACCGTTGGCTGCGCGTCTCCGGCATCCATATCGCCTATGGCGGCGATTCCGTCGTGGCCTGCTGCGCCCGCGCGCATCTGCCCGACACCGGCTGGTCCGGCTTCGTCGAACAGGCGGTGACGCCATCCGACTTCCGCGAGGCCTGTTTTCTCGCCGCCGAATTCGACTTGCGCCTGCACACAATCGTCGGCGACCAGCTGCACGAGATCGTCCCCGTTCTGCGGGCCGTGAACGAGCGACATCCGATCGCTAAGCGCCGCTGGGTCATCGAACATATCGGCCGTACACAGCCTGAGGACATCCGCGCGCTCAAGGAGCTCGGCGTGTATGTGACGACGATCTCGACTTATTATCTCTGGAAGGGCGGCAGCAAATATCTGGACGAGGCCGATGGCGGAAATAGCGTGGTGCCGCATCGCGCCATCCTTGATGCCGGGATTCCCCTGGCCATCGCCACCGACAACATTCCCTACGATCCGTTCTTTACACTGTGGACCACCTGCGCCCGCGAGGAGCGCACCACCGGCCGTGTGATAGGGCCTGGTCAGCGGCTCGACGCCCATACGGCGCTAGAACTCTTCACCGCCACTGGCGCTGCGCTCACTTTTGACGAAGGCTGGAAGGGCCGCCTGAAACCCGGCTTCGCTGCGGATCTCGCGGTTCTGTCCGACGACCCGACGACACTGCCACCGGCGGAGCTGAAGGATCTCTCCTGCCTGCTCACAATTGTCGACGGGCACATCGTCCATGACGCACGTTGA
- a CDS encoding ABC transporter ATP-binding protein: protein MTEFTELAIRHVTKTYVVDETPLPVLQDVSLSVLPGEFVSIVGASGCGKSTLLRLIVGLDDVYRGEILLGGTQVSGPGADRGIVFQDHRLFPWLTLTENVALALDAFPLPVEEKIQRVRDAIALVGLSGFERARPAQLSGGMAQRAAIARALVRRPAILLLDEPLGALDSLNRTRLQDALLDIWQAQRTTVIMVTHDVEEAVYLSTRIVVMEPRPGRIRSIIPVELAARDRAAPDFVALKQRVLADLRH from the coding sequence ATGACAGAATTCACAGAACTTGCGATCCGGCACGTCACCAAGACCTATGTGGTCGACGAGACGCCCCTGCCCGTGCTGCAGGATGTGTCGCTGTCCGTACTACCCGGCGAATTTGTCAGCATCGTCGGCGCCTCCGGTTGCGGCAAGTCCACGTTGTTGCGTCTCATCGTCGGGCTCGATGACGTCTATCGCGGCGAGATCCTGCTCGGCGGCACGCAGGTAAGCGGCCCCGGCGCCGATCGCGGCATCGTGTTCCAGGATCATCGTCTGTTTCCGTGGCTGACGCTGACTGAGAACGTCGCGCTGGCGCTCGATGCATTCCCGCTGCCGGTGGAAGAGAAGATACAACGCGTTCGCGATGCCATTGCGCTGGTCGGCCTATCCGGCTTCGAGCGGGCACGCCCTGCGCAGTTATCTGGCGGAATGGCGCAACGTGCGGCGATCGCGCGCGCGCTGGTTCGGCGACCGGCAATCTTGTTGCTGGACGAACCTCTTGGGGCTCTCGACTCGCTGAACCGCACGCGGCTTCAGGACGCGCTGCTGGACATCTGGCAGGCGCAGCGGACCACCGTGATCATGGTGACCCACGACGTCGAGGAAGCCGTGTATCTCTCGACCCGCATCGTGGTGATGGAACCGCGCCCCGGCCGCATCCGCAGTATCATCCCTGTCGAGCTGGCCGCACGCGACCGCGCAGCACCCGATTTCGTCGCGCTAAAGCAGCGCGTTCTCGCCGATCTCCGACATTGA
- a CDS encoding ABC transporter permease, translating into MSGATPSEALRATRSGALPWSRGLVLPLALAFGWAWSVHAGWLSGPLAIQPERILLAPFDDAAGREIWRSIGASVLRYAGGTGIGIVLGLALGTAMGLSSTVARASGGSFHALRQITLFAWIPLLTAWFGNGEASKIVYIALSAFFPVALNTASGLRNVPISYREVSRVLGLSRRQEIRRVLLPAALPVIIIGIEIALISAWIGTVGAEYAIGNGRGIGTFVSEGREQFRMDIVIVGVAALAATGYLATRLCRRLSSLALMRASGLT; encoded by the coding sequence CTCGCCCTTGCATTCGGCTGGGCATGGTCGGTACATGCCGGCTGGCTGTCGGGCCCGCTCGCCATCCAGCCCGAACGGATCCTGCTCGCACCGTTCGACGATGCGGCAGGCCGAGAGATCTGGCGGTCCATTGGGGCTAGCGTGCTGCGTTATGCTGGCGGCACCGGCATCGGTATCGTGCTGGGTCTCGCACTTGGCACTGCGATGGGTCTGTCCTCCACCGTCGCGCGGGCGAGCGGTGGCTCCTTCCATGCGTTGCGCCAGATCACGCTGTTCGCATGGATTCCGCTGCTCACCGCCTGGTTCGGCAACGGCGAGGCCAGCAAGATCGTCTATATCGCTCTGTCCGCCTTCTTCCCGGTCGCGCTGAACACCGCCAGCGGCCTTCGCAACGTGCCGATATCCTATCGCGAAGTGTCGCGCGTGCTCGGCCTGTCGCGCCGGCAGGAAATCCGCCGCGTGCTGCTTCCCGCCGCCCTTCCGGTCATCATCATCGGCATCGAGATCGCACTGATCAGCGCGTGGATCGGCACCGTCGGCGCAGAATATGCGATCGGCAACGGACGCGGCATCGGCACCTTCGTCTCCGAAGGACGCGAACAGTTTCGCATGGACATCGTGATCGTCGGCGTCGCAGCACTCGCAGCCACCGGCTATCTCGCGACACGCCTGTGCCGCCGGCTGTCGTCGCTGGCCTTGATGCGCGCCTCCGGCCTGACGTGA
- a CDS encoding ABC transporter ATP-binding protein, translated as MSRSVAPLIDVTGVSQVYAGRDAAPTWALRDVSLQIGDGEFVCLIGPSGCGKTTLLHLIAGFLQPSRGSVTFQQQPIAGPGPDRGVVFQEYALFAWMTARQNVEFGLRAKPLSRGARRQLALDALGRVGLLAAADKYPHELSGGMRQRVAVARALVVEPKVLLMDEPFAAVDAMTRQTLQDDLLRLWKETGVSVVFVTHNIDEAIFLAQRVVVMAPHPGTIVSERIIDADYPRDRGSAAFGELYGSISGELTNGTRRAA; from the coding sequence ATGAGCCGCAGCGTTGCGCCGCTGATCGACGTCACCGGCGTCTCGCAGGTCTATGCCGGACGCGACGCCGCCCCCACCTGGGCGCTGCGCGACGTTTCGCTGCAGATCGGCGATGGCGAATTCGTCTGCCTGATCGGGCCGTCCGGCTGCGGCAAGACCACGCTGCTGCATCTGATCGCTGGCTTCCTGCAGCCGAGCCGCGGCAGCGTCACATTTCAACAGCAGCCGATCGCAGGCCCCGGCCCCGACCGTGGCGTCGTGTTCCAGGAATATGCACTGTTCGCCTGGATGACCGCGCGGCAGAACGTCGAATTCGGCCTGCGCGCCAAGCCGCTGTCACGCGGCGCGCGCAGGCAATTGGCTCTCGATGCGCTCGGCCGCGTCGGCCTGCTCGCCGCCGCCGACAAGTATCCCCACGAACTCTCCGGCGGCATGCGCCAGCGCGTTGCCGTCGCACGTGCGCTCGTGGTCGAACCGAAGGTCCTGCTGATGGACGAGCCGTTCGCTGCCGTCGATGCGATGACGCGGCAGACCCTGCAGGACGATTTGCTGAGGCTTTGGAAGGAAACCGGCGTCTCGGTCGTCTTCGTCACCCACAATATCGACGAGGCGATCTTCCTCGCGCAGCGTGTCGTCGTGATGGCGCCGCATCCCGGCACGATCGTCTCGGAGCGCATCATCGACGCCGACTATCCCCGCGACCGCGGCTCGGCAGCGTTCGGCGAACTCTACGGCTCGATCTCGGGCGAACTGACCAATGGCACGCGAAGGGCCGCATGA
- a CDS encoding ABC transporter permease, with amino-acid sequence MTTISDIDLADDAHPASPSFEAQFRAANDRVRRKAQLTRLALNALGLVLFIAIWEAIPRYSDWVNEVLFPPPSTVLQAFIPMLTSGEIGRNIAISLQRAGLGFIIALAAGISLGLVTARVRWLQYLTEPLLHGFRAIPTIALVPLCVLWFGIGEPSKVVLVAWGAFFPIWITTFIGVRDINLIYLRSAACLGASRRDTLLLVVLPAALPFILSGIRQSIAVSLIVLVAAELSGASAGVAYMMSQGHQLFRVDIMFIGLALLGTFGFLADRVFVALARWLFPWYAAS; translated from the coding sequence ATGACGACGATTTCAGATATCGATCTGGCCGACGATGCGCATCCGGCGTCGCCCTCCTTCGAGGCCCAGTTCCGTGCCGCCAATGACCGCGTGCGGCGGAAGGCCCAGCTCACGCGTCTGGCGCTGAACGCGCTTGGTCTCGTACTGTTCATCGCGATCTGGGAGGCGATCCCGCGCTATTCGGATTGGGTCAACGAAGTCCTGTTCCCGCCGCCAAGCACCGTGTTGCAGGCCTTCATCCCGATGCTGACCTCGGGCGAGATCGGCCGCAATATCGCCATCAGCCTGCAGCGCGCCGGGCTCGGCTTCATCATCGCGCTCGCCGCCGGCATCAGCCTCGGCCTCGTCACCGCGCGCGTCCGCTGGCTGCAATATCTCACCGAGCCGCTGCTACACGGCTTTCGCGCCATTCCGACCATCGCGCTGGTGCCGCTCTGCGTGCTGTGGTTCGGCATCGGCGAGCCGTCGAAAGTGGTGCTGGTGGCATGGGGCGCATTCTTCCCGATCTGGATCACCACTTTCATCGGCGTGCGCGACATCAATCTCATCTATCTGCGCTCTGCGGCCTGTCTTGGCGCCAGCCGCCGCGACACGCTGCTGCTGGTGGTGTTGCCGGCCGCGCTTCCCTTCATCCTCTCGGGTATCCGCCAGTCCATCGCGGTATCGCTCATCGTACTGGTCGCCGCCGAACTGTCCGGCGCATCAGCCGGCGTCGCCTATATGATGTCGCAGGGCCACCAGCTGTTCCGCGTCGACATCATGTTCATCGGCCTCGCGCTGCTCGGCACCTTCGGCTTTCTCGCCGACCGCGTTTTCGTTGCGCTGGCGCGCTGGCTGTTCCCCTGGTACGCGGCGTCATGA
- a CDS encoding histidinol-phosphate transaminase has protein sequence MTDEFRAIIRLSHNESPFGPSLRALRAIEENLAHLDRYVGDELDQLTTAIATHERIAPEQIVLGEILDVLGMFLSAQGGPGGEFIYSEPGYTALVDAVVPAGCKAVAMPLNDGLENDLTAIASSVNERTRAVYLVNPHNPSGTVSPAAEFIKFVHDLSKRALVIVDEAYLDYTLDPERRTVAGLVRDGRQVVVFRTFAKIHGLAGLAIGYVLAPAELARSLRQIGIGAFHGLNRLGLVAAQASLGDRAHITAVRTAVAAERESWHALFRASSVSFSAAQGSFVFFDAGRRHGDVTAALAARGIAIKQPYPAMPTWLRISIGLPHDNALARKIVADSLR, from the coding sequence ATGACCGACGAGTTCCGCGCCATAATCCGCCTGTCGCACAATGAGAGCCCGTTCGGCCCTTCGCTGCGCGCGCTTCGTGCGATCGAGGAGAACCTTGCCCATCTCGACCGCTATGTCGGCGACGAGCTGGACCAGCTCACCACCGCCATCGCCACGCATGAACGTATCGCGCCGGAGCAGATCGTACTCGGCGAAATTCTCGACGTACTCGGAATGTTTCTGTCCGCTCAGGGCGGCCCCGGCGGCGAGTTCATTTATTCTGAGCCGGGCTATACGGCGCTGGTCGATGCCGTTGTGCCGGCTGGCTGCAAGGCCGTCGCCATGCCGCTGAATGATGGGCTCGAAAACGACCTTACGGCCATCGCCAGCTCAGTGAATGAGCGAACCCGCGCCGTCTATCTCGTCAACCCGCACAATCCGAGCGGCACAGTGAGTCCAGCTGCGGAATTCATCAAATTCGTCCACGATCTATCGAAGCGCGCGCTGGTGATCGTCGACGAAGCCTATCTCGACTACACGCTCGATCCGGAACGGCGCACCGTGGCTGGCCTCGTGCGTGACGGCCGTCAGGTCGTCGTATTCAGGACCTTCGCCAAGATCCACGGCCTCGCCGGTCTCGCCATCGGCTATGTGCTGGCGCCCGCCGAACTTGCCCGATCGCTCAGGCAGATCGGCATTGGCGCGTTTCATGGCCTCAACCGCCTCGGCCTCGTCGCCGCTCAGGCAAGTCTAGGCGATCGCGCACACATCACCGCAGTGCGCACCGCGGTTGCCGCCGAGCGCGAGAGTTGGCACGCTTTGTTTCGCGCGAGCAGCGTTTCCTTTTCCGCAGCACAGGGCAGCTTCGTGTTCTTCGATGCCGGCCGGCGACACGGTGATGTAACTGCAGCCCTTGCGGCACGGGGTATCGCGATCAAGCAACCCTATCCCGCGATGCCGACCTGGCTGCGGATATCGATCGGTCTGCCTCATGACAATGCGCTGGCGCGCAAGATCGTCGCCGACAGCCTGCGCTGA
- a CDS encoding NrtA/SsuA/CpmA family ABC transporter substrate-binding protein, with protein MTISRRGVRLPSLNRRNLLIGAGAIAATGLLGTPAIAQARSKAVLAYGSTGYTWALPYVAEAAGLWEKANVDLTTSSFETGRDSMQALLSGSADFSASTDTPLVFAALTGLRPVAVINYSRYSRDMKLAVRKGGAVDPKNPASLKGRKIATRIGTSGQFFLAKYLELAGLKLQDVTVVDLAPNNMTTALARGDIDGFAWTSQTVGVAQKQSNGQVDEMTLDGIEKYFQSHQLLLTTERVLKEKPDLVNTAVKVFLEAEARIANDKNWPQTIAERIKTPAGDIAEATSTFTFKLTFDERFVDDLVSQAQWAIDAGLAKPPKGELRPLLRGLVADGPVKAAQPGRVTLT; from the coding sequence GTGACAATTTCCCGCCGAGGCGTTCGCCTTCCTTCGCTCAACCGCCGCAATCTTCTAATCGGCGCAGGCGCCATCGCCGCTACCGGTCTCCTCGGCACCCCGGCCATTGCGCAGGCACGTAGCAAAGCCGTGCTCGCCTATGGCAGCACCGGCTACACTTGGGCCCTCCCCTATGTCGCCGAAGCAGCCGGCCTGTGGGAAAAAGCCAATGTCGACCTCACGACGTCGTCCTTCGAGACCGGCCGCGACTCCATGCAGGCGCTGCTGTCCGGATCCGCCGATTTCTCAGCCTCTACGGATACGCCGCTGGTATTCGCCGCGCTGACCGGGCTGCGGCCCGTGGCGGTGATCAACTACAGCCGTTACTCGCGCGATATGAAGCTTGCAGTGCGCAAAGGTGGCGCTGTCGATCCGAAGAATCCCGCCAGTCTGAAAGGTCGCAAGATTGCCACCCGCATCGGCACGTCGGGCCAGTTCTTTCTCGCCAAATATCTCGAACTCGCCGGCCTCAAGCTGCAGGACGTCACCGTCGTCGATCTCGCGCCGAACAACATGACGACGGCGCTGGCGCGCGGCGACATCGACGGCTTTGCCTGGACCAGCCAGACCGTCGGCGTAGCGCAGAAGCAGTCGAACGGTCAGGTCGATGAAATGACACTCGACGGTATCGAGAAATACTTTCAGAGCCACCAATTGCTGCTCACCACGGAACGCGTGCTCAAGGAGAAGCCGGATCTCGTCAACACCGCGGTAAAGGTGTTTCTCGAAGCCGAAGCACGCATCGCCAACGACAAGAACTGGCCGCAGACCATCGCCGAGCGGATCAAGACACCGGCCGGCGACATCGCCGAGGCGACCTCGACCTTCACCTTCAAGCTGACCTTTGACGAGCGCTTCGTCGATGATCTCGTCAGCCAGGCACAGTGGGCGATCGATGCCGGGCTTGCAAAGCCACCGAAAGGCGAGCTGCGTCCGCTGCTGCGCGGCCTCGTTGCGGATGGACCGGTCAAGGCAGCGCAGCCGGGCCGCGTAACCCTGACATGA